From Coffea arabica cultivar ET-39 chromosome 2e, Coffea Arabica ET-39 HiFi, whole genome shotgun sequence, the proteins below share one genomic window:
- the LOC140037123 gene encoding uncharacterized protein isoform X1: protein MSLFPNPVNGTFLVPQSVFNSSSFSNFASIFSHLLPLFKCRLNSDQQPCVLMMDSLLINSRFDAFAFHLSKSNLKSLESLHSFSGFNFQNSNKLNSRSVLTDTNNPRNPNSNWGIYRSPLRKRPFSAFLPIIKKIKDIALKASKIKWASSFQGCSSLEALPCEFEGKFSQNGAIGIALLSVTSTAKVKISPFVATLAANPTFVSGLFAWAIAQSIKVFLNFWVERKWDLRIMFASGGMPSSHSALCTALTTSVAICHGVADSLFPVCLWFSLIVMYDAIGVRRHAGMQAEVLNVIIQDLFQGHPISQRKLKELLGHTPSQVVAGALLGSIVAWICCQGCAIAM, encoded by the exons ATGTCACTCTTCCCCAATCCTGTGAATGGTACCTTTTTAGTTCCCCAATCCGTGTTCAATTCTTCAAGCTTCTCCAACTTTGCATCCATCTTTTCTCATCTGCTGCCTCTGTTTAAATGCAGATTGAATTCTGACCAGCAGCCCTGTGTTTTGATGATGGACTCGCTTCTAATAAACTCCCGATTCGACGCCTTCGCCTTCCATCTATCCAAGTCAAACCTCAAGTCTCTAGAGTCCCTCCATTCCTTCTCGGGtttcaatttccagaattcCAATAAATTGAATAGCCGCTCAGTTCTGACAGACACAAATAATCCTCGAAACCCGAATTCAAACTGGGGAATCTATAGGTCGCCATTAAGAAAGAGACCCTTTTCAGCTTTCCTTCCaatcatcaagaaaataaaagatatCGCATTAAAAGCCTCAAAGATCAAATGGGCATCCAGCTTTCAGGGTTGTAGCAGCCTTGAGGCTTTGCCGTGTGAATTTGAGGGAAAATTTTCGCAAAATGGAGCCATTGGGATAGCTCTGTTGAGTGTGACGTCAACAGCAAAGGTTAAAATAAGTCCCTTCGTGGCTACGTTAGCTGCGAACCCGACTTTTGTTTCGGGACTTTTTGCTTGGGCGATAGCGCAGTCTATTAAAGTTTTCTTGAACTTTTGGGTGGAGAGGAAATGGGATTTGAGGATAATGTTTGCTTCTGGAGGAATGCCATCATCTCATTCCGCATTGTGCACTGCATTGACTACTTCAGTGGCTATCTGTCATGGAGTTGCAGATTCGTTATTTCCGGTCTGTTTGTGGTTTAGTTTGATAGTCATGTATGATGCAATTGGTGTCAGAAGACATGCTGGGATGCAAGCAGAG GTTCTGAATGTGATTATTCAAGACTTATTCCAGGGTCATCCTATTAGTCAGAGAAAGCTCAAGGAGCTTCTTGGGCACACTCCATCCCAGGTGGTTGCTGGAGCTTTGCTTGGAAGTATTGTTGCTTGGATCTGTTGTCAGGGTTGTGCTATTGCTATGTGA
- the LOC140037123 gene encoding uncharacterized protein isoform X2 has protein sequence MSLFPNPVNGTFLVPQSVFNSSSFSNFASIFSHLLPLFKCRLNSDQQPCVLMMDSLLINSRFDAFAFHLSKSNLKSLESLHSFSGFNFQNSNKLNSRSVLTDTNNPRNPNSNWGIYRSPLRKRPFSAFLPIIKKIKDIALKASKIKWASSFQGCSSLEALPCEFEGKFSQNGAIGIALLSVTSTAKVKISPFVATLAANPTFVSGLFAWAIAQSIKVFLNFWVERKWDLRIMFASGGMPSSHSALCTALTTSVAICHGVADSLFPVCLWFSLIVMYDAIGVRRHAGMQAEAYAVELLGLMRGPSESRAMIIC, from the exons ATGTCACTCTTCCCCAATCCTGTGAATGGTACCTTTTTAGTTCCCCAATCCGTGTTCAATTCTTCAAGCTTCTCCAACTTTGCATCCATCTTTTCTCATCTGCTGCCTCTGTTTAAATGCAGATTGAATTCTGACCAGCAGCCCTGTGTTTTGATGATGGACTCGCTTCTAATAAACTCCCGATTCGACGCCTTCGCCTTCCATCTATCCAAGTCAAACCTCAAGTCTCTAGAGTCCCTCCATTCCTTCTCGGGtttcaatttccagaattcCAATAAATTGAATAGCCGCTCAGTTCTGACAGACACAAATAATCCTCGAAACCCGAATTCAAACTGGGGAATCTATAGGTCGCCATTAAGAAAGAGACCCTTTTCAGCTTTCCTTCCaatcatcaagaaaataaaagatatCGCATTAAAAGCCTCAAAGATCAAATGGGCATCCAGCTTTCAGGGTTGTAGCAGCCTTGAGGCTTTGCCGTGTGAATTTGAGGGAAAATTTTCGCAAAATGGAGCCATTGGGATAGCTCTGTTGAGTGTGACGTCAACAGCAAAGGTTAAAATAAGTCCCTTCGTGGCTACGTTAGCTGCGAACCCGACTTTTGTTTCGGGACTTTTTGCTTGGGCGATAGCGCAGTCTATTAAAGTTTTCTTGAACTTTTGGGTGGAGAGGAAATGGGATTTGAGGATAATGTTTGCTTCTGGAGGAATGCCATCATCTCATTCCGCATTGTGCACTGCATTGACTACTTCAGTGGCTATCTGTCATGGAGTTGCAGATTCGTTATTTCCGGTCTGTTTGTGGTTTAGTTTGATAGTCATGTATGATGCAATTGGTGTCAGAAGACATGCTGGGATGCAAGCAGAG GCATATGCGGTAGAATTGCTGGGGTTGATGAGAGGCCCTTCTGAATCACGTGCAATGATTATTTGTTGA
- the LOC140037123 gene encoding uncharacterized protein isoform X3 translates to MSLFPNPVNGTFLVPQSVFNSSSFSNFASIFSHLLPLFKCRLNSDQQPCVLMMDSLLINSRFDAFAFHLSKSNLKSLESLHSFSGFNFQNSNKLNSRSVLTDTNNPRNPNSNWGIYRSPLRKRPFSAFLPIIKKIKDIALKASKIKWASSFQGCSSLEALPCEFEGKFSQNGAIGIALLSVTSTAKVKISPFVATLAANPTFVSGLFAWAIAQSIKVFLNFWVERKWDLRIMFASGGMPSSHSALCTALTTSVAICHGVADSLFPVCLWFSLIVMYDAIGVRRHAGMQAEANFMMIRVHTLALQMWRNYCV, encoded by the exons ATGTCACTCTTCCCCAATCCTGTGAATGGTACCTTTTTAGTTCCCCAATCCGTGTTCAATTCTTCAAGCTTCTCCAACTTTGCATCCATCTTTTCTCATCTGCTGCCTCTGTTTAAATGCAGATTGAATTCTGACCAGCAGCCCTGTGTTTTGATGATGGACTCGCTTCTAATAAACTCCCGATTCGACGCCTTCGCCTTCCATCTATCCAAGTCAAACCTCAAGTCTCTAGAGTCCCTCCATTCCTTCTCGGGtttcaatttccagaattcCAATAAATTGAATAGCCGCTCAGTTCTGACAGACACAAATAATCCTCGAAACCCGAATTCAAACTGGGGAATCTATAGGTCGCCATTAAGAAAGAGACCCTTTTCAGCTTTCCTTCCaatcatcaagaaaataaaagatatCGCATTAAAAGCCTCAAAGATCAAATGGGCATCCAGCTTTCAGGGTTGTAGCAGCCTTGAGGCTTTGCCGTGTGAATTTGAGGGAAAATTTTCGCAAAATGGAGCCATTGGGATAGCTCTGTTGAGTGTGACGTCAACAGCAAAGGTTAAAATAAGTCCCTTCGTGGCTACGTTAGCTGCGAACCCGACTTTTGTTTCGGGACTTTTTGCTTGGGCGATAGCGCAGTCTATTAAAGTTTTCTTGAACTTTTGGGTGGAGAGGAAATGGGATTTGAGGATAATGTTTGCTTCTGGAGGAATGCCATCATCTCATTCCGCATTGTGCACTGCATTGACTACTTCAGTGGCTATCTGTCATGGAGTTGCAGATTCGTTATTTCCGGTCTGTTTGTGGTTTAGTTTGATAGTCATGTATGATGCAATTGGTGTCAGAAGACATGCTGGGATGCAAGCAGAG GCTAACTTTATGATGATTCGAGTTCACACTCTAGCTTTACAAATGTGGAGAAACTACTGTGTATGA
- the LOC140037125 gene encoding phosphatidylinositol 4-kinase gamma 4-like: protein MSSAGVVVISPIRSEGSVVLSPLLSPLMDSRESVWIYLAMSGSVVPMRVLASDSIESVKLRIQTCKGFVVKNQKLVCGGRELARSNSLVKDYGVSDGNVLHLVLRLSDLQSIHVRTACGKEFTFHVERNRDVAYVKHQISKTKNGINDIEDQEVLCNGERLEDQKLINDICKHNDAVIHLFVRKSAKIRARPVEKNFELSIVAPKLNEVREYDVNREVGSGKVTDQSPFVPRKPPDREIILEPVIVNPKIELPLALKELINSAIDGLEAGSDPVRSSEGTGGAYFMLDSSQSKHLAVFKPTDEEPMAVNNPRDLPLSVDGEGLKKGTRVGEGALRECAAYILDHPKSGRRSFSGEDKGFSGVPLTCMVRCLHKKFNHPGGVNMKIGSLQLFTENNGSCEDWGPSDFPVEEVHKIAVLDVRLANADRHSGNILVSKGDDGKTALIPIDHGYCLPESFEDCTFDWLYWPQARKPFSPDTINYIKSLDAEEDIALLKFYGWDIPVKCARILRISTMLLKKGAERGLTPFVIGNMMCRKRLNEASMIEEIVQEAMDSVLPGSSEAGFLECVSAIMDRCLNEIV, encoded by the exons ATGTCGTCAGCGGGTGTTGTTGTAATTAGTCCAATCCGAAGTGAGGGATCTGTGGTACTTTCACCACTATTATCACCTCTAATGGATAGCCGGGAGTCCGTTTGGATATACCTTGCTATGTCTGGGTCCGTGGTCCCAATGAGGGTCCTGGCATCCGATTCTATTGAATCCGTGAAGTTGCGGATTCAGACTTGCAAAGGCTTTGTGGtgaaaaatcagaaattggtgTGTGGAGGCCGAGAATTGGCCAGGAGCAATTCTCTAGTTAAGGATTATGGAGTGAGCGATGGGAATGTTCTGCACTTGGTTCTCCGACTTTCTGATCTTCAATCTATTCACGTGAGGACTGCCTGTGGGAAAGAGTTCACCTTTCATGTTGAGAGGAACCGTGATGTTGCTTATGTCAAACATCAGATTTCCAAGACTAAGAATGGTATAAATGACATTGAGGATCAAGAGGTCTTGTGCAATGGTGAGAGGCTTGAGGATCAGAAGCTCATTAACGATATTTGCAAGCATAATGATGCTGTCATTCATTTGTTTGTGCGAAAATCTGCTAAAATTAGGGCCAGGCCTGTTGAGAAAAACTTTGAGTTGTCCATAGTTGCACCTAAATTGAACGAAGTGAGAGAGTATGATGTGAACAGAGAAGTTGGTTCTGGGAAGGTAACAGATCAAAGTCCTTTTGTTCCTAGGAAGCCTCCAGATAGGGAGATTATCTTGGAGCCTGTAATTGTTAACCCAAAGATTGAATTACCTTTGGCTCTCAAGGAACTGATAAATTCCGCCATTGATGGGTTAGAGGCGGGGAGTGATCCGGTGAGGTCCTCTGAGGGCACAGGAGGAGCATATTTTATGTTGGATTCATCACAAAGTAAGCATCTGGCAGTTTTTAAGCCAACTGATGAGGAGCCTATGGCTGTGAATAACCCCCGAGATCTGCCCCTCTCTGTTGATGGTGAAGGACTTAAGAAAGGAACGAGAGTAGGAGAAGGTGCGTTGAGGGAATGCGCTGCCTATATTTTGGATCATCCAAAGAGTGGTCGGCGCTCGTTTTCAGGTGAGGATAAGGGTTTTTCTGGGGTGCCACTTACTTGTATGGTTAGGTGTCTGCATAAGAAGTTTAATCATCCGGGTGGAGTAAATATGAAGATTGGGTCCTTGCAGTTGTTCACGGAAAATAATGGAAGTTGTGAGGATTGGGGTCCTAGTGATTTCCCAGTGGAAGAGGTACATAAAATTGCAGTGTTGGACGTGAGATTGGCTAATGCTGACAGGCATAGTGGAAACATTTTGGTCAGCAAAGGTGATGATGGCAAGACCGCACTGATTCCAATTGATCATGGTTACTGCTTGCCTGAAAGT TTTGAAGATTGCACATTTGATTGGCTGTACTGGCCACAAGCTCGTAAACCTTTCAGTCCTGATACCATTAACTACATTAAATCACTGGATGCTGAAGAAGATATTGCCTTGCTGAAGTTCTATGGGTGGGATATACCTGTTAAATGTGCGAGGATACTACGCATATCCACCATGCTTCTGAAGAAAGGCGCCGAGAGGGGGCTAACTCCATTTGTCATCGGTAACATGATGTGCAGAAAGAGACTGAACGAGGCGTCGATGATTGAGGAGATAGTTCAGGAAGCTATGGATTCCGTGCTGCCAGGTTCGAGTGAAGCCGGCTTCCTTGAGTGTGTGTCCGCTATTATGGATCGCTGCCTCAATGAAATCGTGTAG
- the LOC140037126 gene encoding uncharacterized protein, translating into MMHDPYAPRSKSSSKGRTNLASCIVATVFLLILAAGAVVAYFLLLKPKAPKIAVDAVQFPTFSASNGTVNFTFFQYVTVTNPNRDEFTHYDSSLQLVYSGQPVGLVFIPAGKIQGGRAQHMSAKFNVQSYPLPPAVAARVGDNQAAAAAGGGGSVGPMVAGPTMEIETRMKLEGRVRVLKVFTHRVDTGVRCGVVIEVTRGSVLGFHC; encoded by the coding sequence ATGATGCACGACCCTTATGCTCCTAGATCTAAGTCCAGCAGCAAAGGCCGTACTAATTTAGCTTCTTGTATAGTGGCCACAGTTTTCCTTCTCATCCTCGCCGCCGGGGCTGTTGTCGCTTACTTCTTGCTTCTTAAGCCCAAAGCTCCCAAGATAGCCGTGGACGCTGTCCAGTTCCCCACTTTCTCCGCTTCCAACGGCACCGTCAACTTCACCTTCTTCCAGTACGTGACCGTCACCAACCCCAACCGGGACGAGTTCACCCATTACGACAGCTCCCTGCAGCTGGTCTATTCCGGGCAGCCCGTCGGCCTGGTGTTCATTCCCGCCGGCAAGATCCAGGGCGGCCGGGCCCAGCACATGTCTGCTAAGTTCAACGTTCAGTCTTACCCTTTGCCGCCTGCTGTGGCAGCAAGAGTTGGTGACAACCAAGCTGCCGCCGCCGCTGGTGGTGGGGGGTCAGTGGGGCCCATGGTGGCAGGCCCCACCATGGAGATAGAGACGAGGATGAAGCTGGAAGGGAGGGTGCGGGTGCTGAAGGTGTTCACCCACAGGGTGGACACTGGGGTGAGGTGTGGAGTGGTGATTGAGGTCACCCGCGGTTCTGTCTTGGGCTTCCACTGCTGA
- the LOC140037124 gene encoding uncharacterized protein: MHFFPLSSNKNVNYLILSSMDLLNRSTTSSNHLLSPPLPTSDSIFSPNFPFKSWKKKTRSSRLSIPNSKKFPLSPIYSPLSSHSRFKLCARLRRPSNRQNYLRKKLTQHKQVSPNSDSQNAATSPDPDAANPPGNIIRGTELESKSKLLGGNVFWDKLEDWVEQYKKDVEFWGIGTGPIFTIFQDSEAKVERVAVKEDEIFRRSGVDPLLYMEGNVKDFTELVNERVSRAKFVARELENGKDVLPGNSSVVKFVASEAKSDLVNMIQGVSLRPVLQTKLPTVGITVACCVFVILAFKRLFTIKEGKPEYTRSEKEMMRRKLKARLEKEKTRKGMLEVIQDSTEPVTASIERPQLDKQELMNSILKAGGSNDTPVSPNYVVVSEDNLSVDVDHKVPETRALARQVRESEKGDSLPDNSDAKDHQTFNVLSNGEEINQKHGFANRSQVEHPDGYEGKARDGSGTIEHTSLSEDLEDESGPNTDDASTENAWTQSSQLISKKFLDGSDRPVIEKDVTNLDLHSFDAVQDSEQSKTSNDHLNKASHSSVARKFRVIKSVKEAREYLAKKHDDIGSTFEHEARTEERVHPFLTELDQKERDVDTSQRSDGSERPPHTSTLTKIHDSICTPEISSSRRTEYLPTIGRHPKIVEGGQQLKDDLGTMRLSETESSAAKLPKETETDIVMSQEEQDDSKPFPLSDSIESLDFSVTCVDSIFGGNQKTPAKEHSSKDVKEPKGEVNLQLPGNPSGEESKGRNWKLASSVNKENWLEENFHEIEPIVKKIGVGFTDNYMMAKARTNDDVNLKADMGQLMPGEDGNELEWMKNERLREIVFKVRENEMAGRDPFHLMDDEDKIAFYSGLEKKVEQENAKLANLHEWVHSNIENLDYGADGISLYDPPEKIIPRWRGPPVEKIPEFLKNSSAQRKELVPDNVRKSNITKQNEEDSLQLSKESSSGEASALCNEYTKPQKKTPKTPRTVVEGSDGSVRVGKKSGKEYWQHTRKWSQGFLESYNAETDPEVKAIMRDMGKDLDRWITEKEIKEAADLMDKLPERGQELIKEKLNKVKREMEVFGPQAVVSKYREYADEKEEDYLWWLDLPYVLCIELYTEQEGEQKIGLYSLEMAADLELDPKQYHVIAFEDAGDCKNMCYIIQAHMEMLGNGNAFVVARPPKDAFREAKSNGFGVSVIRKGEVQLNVDQSLEEVEELIAEIGSKIYHGKIMQERSVDINGLMKGVLGVKKRVRRKRSRRKLKKPTSSL; encoded by the exons atgcactttttcccCCTATCGTCCAACAAGAATGTGAACTACTTAATACTTTCATCCATGGATCTTCTCAATCGCTCCACAACCTCGAGCAATCATCTACTCTCCCCACCACTACCAACTAGTGATAGTATTTTCTCTCCCAATTTTCCCTTCAAATCATGGAAGAAGAAGACCCGTTCATCAAGGCTCTCAATACCCAACTCCAAGAAATTCCCTCTTTCCCCAATATACTCACCCCTCTCTTCGCACTCAAGATTCAAACTTTGTGCTCGACTTCGCCGCCCCTCCAACCGCCAAAACTATCTGAGGAAAAAGCTCACTCAgcacaaacaggtcagtccCAATTCTGATTCTCAGAACGCTGCTACTAGTCCTGATCCTGATGCTGCTAATCCTCCTGGGAATATCATCAGAGGAACTGAATTGGAATCAAAATCAAAACTTTTGGGTGGGAACGTGTTCTGGGATAAGCTAGAGGATTGGGTTGAGCAGTATAAGAAGGATGTTGAGTTTTGGGGTATAGGGACTGGTCCTATTTTTACTATTTTTCAAGATTCTGAGGCTAAGGTTGAAAGGGTTGCTGTTAAAGAGGATGAGATTTTCCGAAGAAGTGGGGTCGACCCTTTGTTGTATATGGAGGGAAATGTGAAGGATTTTACTGAATTAGTGAATGAGAGAGTTTCTCGTGCAAAATTTGTGGCTAGAGAATTGGAGAATGGCAAAGATGTGCTTCCCGGGAATAGTTCTGTGGTAAAGTTTGTTGCTTCAGAAGCAAAATCTGACCTTGTTAATATGATTCAGGGAGTTAGTCTAAGACCTGTTCTGCAAACGAAATTGCCCACGGTTGGAATCACAGTGGCATGTTGTGTCTTTGTAATCCTGGCTTTCAAGCGATTGTTTACAATCAAGGAAGGTAAGCCGGAGTACACGAGGTCTGAGAAAGAAATGATGAGGAGAAAATTAAAAGCTAGATTGGAGAAAGAGAAGACAAGGAAAGGCATGTTGGAAGTAATTCAGGATTCCACAGAGCCAGTAACTGCTTCTATTGAGCGGCCTCAGCTTGATAAGCAAGAACTAATGAACAGCATTTTGAAAGCGGGGGGATCAAATGACACTCCTGTCTCACCCAACTACGTGGTGGTTAGTGAGGATAACTTATCTGTGGATGTTGATCATAAAGTTCCGGAAACCAGAGCTCTGGCGAGGCAAGTGCGAGAAAGTGAAAAAGGGGATTCTTTACCTGATAATAGTGATGCAAAAGATCATCAGACTTTTAATGTATTGTCCAATGGAGAGGAAATAAATCAGAAGCATGGATTTGCCAATAGGTCTCAAGTGGAGCATCCTGATGGATATGAAGGAAAAGCAAGGGATGGTAGTGGAACTATTGAGCATACATCTTTGTCTGAAGATTTGGAAGATGAGAGTGGGCCTAACACTGATGACGCTTCAACTGAAAATGCATGGACTCAATCCAGTCAACTCATAAGCAAGAAATTCCTAGATGGCAGTGACAGGCCTGTGATAGAAAAGGATGTCACTAACTTAGATTTGCATTCATTTGATGCAGTGCAAGACTCTGAACAATCCAAGACTTCCAACGATCATTTGAACAAAGCTAGTCATAGTTCTGTTGCAAGGAAGTTTAGGGTGATAAAATCTGTTAAAGAAGCAAGAGAATACCTCGCAAAAAAGCATGACGATATAGGGTCAACTTTTGAACATGAAGCAAGAACTGAGGAACGGGTTCACCCTTTTTTGACTGAGTTAGACCAGAAGGAAAGAGATGTAGATACAAGCCAGAGGTCAGATGGAAGTGAAAGACCACCCCACACTTCCACTTTGACCAAGATCCATGATTCTATCTGTACACCTGAGATATCTTCTTCAAGAAGAACAGAATATCTTCCAACCATCGGTAGACATCCCAAGATTGTGGAAGGAGGTCAACAACTAAAGGATGATCTTGGAACCATGAGACTTTCAGAAACTGAATCATCTGCAGCAAAGTTACCTAAAGAGACGGAAACAGACATTGTCATGAGCCAGGAAGAGCAAGATGACAGCAAACCTTTTCCTCTTTCTGATTCCATTGAATCTTTAGATTTTTCAGTTACTTGTGTAGACTCAATCTTTGGAGGAAACCAGAAAACTCCAGCCAAGGAGCATAGTAGCAAGGATGTTAAAGAACCAAAAGGAGAGGTTAATCTTCAGTTGCCTGGAAATCCATCTGGTGAAGAAAGCAAAGGCAGAAATTGGAAGCTGGCTTCATCAGTGAATAAGGAGAACTGGCTAGAGGAGAACTTCCATGAAATTGAACCCATTGTTAAAAAGATTGGAGTTGGCTTTACAGACAACTATATGATGGCAAAGGCCAGGACAAATGATGATGTGAACTTAAAGGCAGACATGGGTCAACTTATGCCTGGTGAAGATGGCAATGAACTTGaatggatgaaaaatgaaaggctGAGAGAAATCGTGTTTAAAGTTCGTGaaaatgaaatggctggaagAGATCCATTTCATCTAATGGATGATGAAGATAAAATTGCATTCTATAGTGGTCTTGAGAAGAAAGTTGAGCAAGAGAATGCTAAGTTAGCGAATCTGCATGAATGGGTCCACTCAAATATTGAGAACCTTGATTATGGAGCAG ATGGCATTAGCCTGTATGATCCACCAGAGAAAATTATACCTCGGTGGAGAGGGCCCCCTGTGGAAAAAATTcctgagtttttgaaaaattcctCAGCTCAACGGAAAGAACTTGTTCCTGACAATGTTAGGAAGTCAAATATCACAAAGCAAAATGAGGAAGACTCTCTTCAGCTATCAAAAGAATCTTCATCAGGTGAAGCCTCGGCATTGTGTAATGAATATACAAAGCCTCAAAAAAAGACTCCCAAAACTCCCAGGACAGTTGTCGAAGGGAGTGATGGCTCTGTTAGAGTTGGCAAAAAATCAGGCAAAGAGTACTGGCAACACACGAGGAAATGGTCTCAGGGGTTTCTAGAGTCTTACAATGCAGAAACAGATCCAGAAGTCAAAGCCATTATGAGGGATATGGGGAAGGACTTGGACCGATGGATTACTGAGAAAGAAATAAAGGAAGCAGCTGATTTGATGGATAAATTGCCTGAAAGGGGTCAAGAGTTAATTAAAGAAAAACTCAATAAGGTTAAAAGAGAAATGGAAGTATTTGGTCCACAAGCTGTTGTGAGCAAGTATCGTGAATATgctgatgaaaaggaagaggaTTACTTGTGGTGGCTGGATCTACCCTATGTACTG TGTATCGAACTATACACAGAGCAAGAGGGGGAGCAGAAAATAGGATTATATTCGTTAGAGATGGCTGCTGATCTTGAATTGGATCCTAAGCAGTATCATGTGATTGCTTTTGAAGATGCTGGCGATTGCAAAAATATGTGCTACATTATTCAGGCACATATGGAAATGCTTGGAAACGGAAATGCCTTCGTTGTTGCACGACCCCCTAAG GATGCTTTTCGGGAAGCCAAATCCAATGGATTTGGTGTATCTGTCATCAGAAAAGGGGAGGTGCAGCTCAATGTGGATCAATCACTGGAAGAAGTAGAAGAATTAATTGCCGAAATTGGAAGTAAGATATATCATGGTAAGATCATGCAGGAACGCTCTGTGGATATCAACGGCCTAATGAAAGGGGTATTGGGTGTGAAGAAACGTGTCAGAAG GAAAAGGTCGAGGAGGAAGCTGAAAAAACCTACCAGCTCCTTGTAA